The DNA region ACGGTTTGGGGTGGTACGGCACGACCTGGTGCTGAATGTTCAGCAGACCGGTGGTGTTGTGAACTTCGCAGTTGCCGTTGTTGTTGTCACATACGGTGCAGTACAGCAGGTGGTTGCCCAGAATCTTGTCGAAGGCAGCGAGGCGTGCCTGACTGGCCGCCGAGGTTTCGGTCCGCACCGCCAGGGCCGGCGTGACGCGGGTGGCGCAGGAGCGCACAAGTTCCCCGCCAACATCCACCAAGCAGGTATCGCAGGTCTGCACCGGGCCGAGTTGCGGATGGTAGCAGACCTGGGGCAGCTCTAGACCCTGACGGTTGATGACCTCGACCAGCCATTCTCCCGTACGCGCCGGTACCGTGACGCCGTTGAGCATCACCTGGGTGTCCATCGCCGCGGTGCTGGCCTGGTTGCCTTGCGTGTGGGTCAGCGGGCTGAGATTTTTCGGATGGGCTCTTGCGGGCACGTATTGAGGAGCAGAATCAGGATCGGGTTTCATAAAACACCTCGGAAACGAACCTGGTACCTGGCCCAGATTGAAAAAGTTGAAGGGTCAACGTATCCCCAGGACGTTGTCGGCAGGCAAGCGTCTCCGAACTCAAGGTTCGCTGCCCCGCTGACAATCTCTTGATAGGCTCTGACTATTTAAACGCTCCGTTCGGATCAGAGCAAGCATTATGGTCAAACTCTTAATGGACTTGCCGCTCAATTACGTAGCTGAATTTCAGAGACTGGACTGACCCCTCAGGAGCGCACAACTTGACTTCATGCCGCTCATGGGGCTGAGAAAGGGGTCATCCGTCTCGCGAGAAGGTCGGCGAGCCCGTCTGGATGCCATCGCAAAGGATTTCTTAGCCACTCCGTACCGTAGCGGACCTGGCTCATGGCCTTGCGACCATGAGCCAGCACGCGGGTGGGGTGGGTCTTGTGCCACCACACCTCGACCCGTAAGCAGCTGAGCCAGGCCAGGGTCACCAGACTGAAGAGGCGTTCGAGCCGTTTGGGTTGGGGAACGCCGGTGCGTTTCAAATCGAATCCCGGAGACTTGAGGCTGCCAAAAGTGCATTCCACAGGCCAGAGGAGTTTGGAGAGCTGGCACGTCTCCCACACGCCGAATCTGTCGCGATGATGACGAGAGCCCCTCTTGGGGCTCTCGTGGCCACCACACGCATCCATTCGCCGAGGACCGAGTCGGGCATGCGGGACCTGCACCTCGCCCCAGAAACGGTGGAACTGCGGCGGCGGCACCGGGCGCAGCAAGCGCAGGAACAGGTGCTGCCTGGTCCGCACATGTTCACCAACCGGGCCGGTGCGCGGCTCTACCCGAACTTCGCTGACCAAGATCGCTGGGCGCATTGCTGAGGCCGCGGGGCTGGGGAACGTGCGCTTCCACGACCTGCAGCACACCTGCGCCTCGCTGATGCTCAGCATGGGCGTTCCGATGGAAGTGGTGAGCGAGAAGCTGGGGCACTCCCGGCCGAGTATCACCGGCGACATCTCCCGGCACATCTATCAGGAAGAGCATGAGTGACACTCTCGCCCTGACCGAACTCCTGACGCCCAAGCCGCTTAAGATCAGGAGTGCTGACAGGCCCCTTCCTCTCCAGGAGGACGATGCCCGGGGCGCCTAAAGTCTTCGCTCGAGGCTTGGATCAGAACACGCGTTCGGCCTCCTGACGCCCGGTCCAGCCTCGGGTTGCCATTCGTGCGACTGGGTCCAGAGGATGTGCAGGACCGTCCGAACGTCCAGCGATCCTGTGCTGCCCGGCCGGTCTCCAGCACCAACGCCTCCCGCACAGCATGCTGGCTGTCGATCAGGGAAGAATCCCGGCGGTGCAATCTCTCGACGTCTGGGATTGGCACCGGTGGTCCAGGATCAGCGGGAACCTGCCATTCGACCAGGACGTCGAGCGGATGCTGGGTGTGGCGCTTGGCAGTCTCGATGATGCTATTGATCATCGCGTAGCTGTCAGCGCCACCTTGGGTCTTGCTGCACTGCTTGTCCAGCGCCCTGCGCGAATAACACCTCGCGAGTTGCCAGCCCAGAGTTCACCGAACGCCACCGTGCGTGCTTACCCCTTCAACTCGAAGCCAGCACCCTCTTGCTCCCAGTCCAACGGCGCTCATCACATACGGTTTTACTCGCTCGAGCCATATAAACGGGTTTCCTTATTGCCCAGTGACGCATCGATGGCCGCCATTACTTCGTCGGTGAGCTGGGGAAGCACCTCGAGTGCGGAAAAATTCTCCGCCACTTGCGTGACTTTGGAGGCGCCCGTAATCACGGTGCTCACATTCGGGTTCTTGAGGCACCAAGCCAAGGCGAGCTTCGGCAAGGTCACGCCCAAATCGTCGGCAATCTTGGCGAGGCCCCGGACTTTGACCAAGTTGGTTTGGCCTTCTTCACTCTCGAGCCTGGCTTTCAACCACTCGTAACCGGGCAAGTGCATACGGGTGTCATTCGGAACCACATCGTTGTATTTGCCGGTCAGAAGACCACTCGCCAGCGGCGACCAGACCGTGGTGCCCAACCCAAGCGTGTCCGGGCGGTACAAGCGGCTGTACTCGACCTCGACCCGGTAGCGGGTGAGCATGTTGTATTGCGGCTGCTCCATGGTCGGGGGAATCAGGTTGTACTGGCGGGCGACGGCGTAAGCTTCCATCAATTCCTGCGCCGACCACTCACTCGTTCCCCAGTACAAAACGTCACCGCGCTGGATCAACTCGGTCATGGCCCGCACCGTTTCTTCGATGGGGGTGGTGCGGTCCGGGCGGTGACAAAAATACAAATCCAGGTATTCGCACTGAAGGCGTTCGATAGCCTGGTAGCACGCCTCGTAAATGTGCTTGCGTGAAAGTCCCCGCTGCGTCGGAGCCGGGTTTTCAACCGATCCACCGAAAACTTTGCTTGAAACGATGTAGCTGTCGCGCCGCCAGCCAGCCTTGGTCAGGGCCTGGCCCATGATGGTTTCCGCTTGGCCTCGGGCGTACGCCTCGGCGTTATCAAAGAAGTTACACCCATTGTCATAGGCGGCGGACATCAGCTCCAAAGCACCTTTCACATCTAACTGCGTGCCAAACGTCACCCAGGCACCAAAGGACAGCGCACTGACCTGCAAACCAGATTGGCCCAATCGACGATATTCCATAGCGTCACCTCGCGTTACAACCTAAGTCTAAGTGGCACACCTGTTCTTGGGCTTAGGTTTAGACACGCCAAGCGTCTTCTCTCGAGCTTCAGGCCCACTCGTAGTGAAGCAGGATTTTAGGTTGTGTTGCCTTTGAGCCATGACGCCCGCCAGGCCATTCTGGAACGGCAGGCGCACCTGCTTGAGCTTCTGGTCGACATGCAGCCCAACCACAAGGACGGGGATGACACCAACGGCGGCATGGCTAGTTGCACTGAGGAGATACACCGTCCAAGCTGCATGACATAAAAAGAACTTTCATTTTTCAAATTACTTTCCATTATAAAAAGTATTTGTGAATCAGAATATCGACTCCGAACAGGCACGCCAGCAACTCGATACCCTTGAGCACCTGCGCCGCCGCGTGCATCAACGCGTTGACACTCCAGCCCTGCTGCTCTTCGCACTAGGCCTTTTCCTGACCCTTGCGCTTAAGCAATTCGGAGATCACTCAGTTGTCGACACCTTAAGCCTCCTGGCCCTTCCAGCCGTGACTGGCATATGGCTAATACGTCAGCCCGCCAGGCCACGCCTGTCTTTCAGCGACAGCTTCGCAGTCATCGCCTTGATCCTCTGGCTCTGGTTATTCATCAGCCTTGCATACTGGAATCCCTTCAGCTGGGTACTGGTATGGCCCATCGCAGGTTCGTTCGCCGCCCTACCCCTGGTTGTTCTG from Deinococcus humi includes:
- a CDS encoding tyrosine-type recombinase/integrase — encoded protein: MRGSTRTSLTKIAGRIAEAAGLGNVRFHDLQHTCASLMLSMGVPMEVVSEKLGHSRPSITGDISRHIYQEEHE
- a CDS encoding potassium channel beta subunit family protein, translated to MEYRRLGQSGLQVSALSFGAWVTFGTQLDVKGALELMSAAYDNGCNFFDNAEAYARGQAETIMGQALTKAGWRRDSYIVSSKVFGGSVENPAPTQRGLSRKHIYEACYQAIERLQCEYLDLYFCHRPDRTTPIEETVRAMTELIQRGDVLYWGTSEWSAQELMEAYAVARQYNLIPPTMEQPQYNMLTRYRVEVEYSRLYRPDTLGLGTTVWSPLASGLLTGKYNDVVPNDTRMHLPGYEWLKARLESEEGQTNLVKVRGLAKIADDLGVTLPKLALAWCLKNPNVSTVITGASKVTQVAENFSALEVLPQLTDEVMAAIDASLGNKETRLYGSSE